One window of bacterium genomic DNA carries:
- a CDS encoding peptidoglycan-binding domain-containing protein — MGNIAKKVASVALSATTVIWLSGSAMLLPLAAQAEVSIADLLAQITALQAQLQALQGGTTAAPSYNYTRNLTVGSRGDDVTALQTLLNSKGYLAVQPTGYFGALTKAALAKLQAANGITPAVGYFGPITRAAVASMTTTTTTTTTTTTTTTGGTTTVTPSGAGLTVALAANQPVASLAPASAARIPFTVVTLTAGASDVSVSNLTVERTGLATDAALSGVVLLDENGNQLGIAKTLSSDHRANIGEAFVVKAGQSRTMTIAGNRAAAASLGGQTLSISLVAVNTSAAVNATLPMTGTSHTVNETLTVGGLTSPSRGSIDPGTSQTKEVGTTGYTFAAVKWTANSQERVYIKSVRWNQTGSAGVSDITNVKTYVDGVAYDAVVSADGKYFTTNFPGKGLLVDKGFSKELAIKGDVTGGSGRKIDFDIAKRSDVYAVGETYGYGVTPDFAGSAAAADGAAFNNTDDYYYDASEVHISAGTVNVTSWTGVQSQNIAVNLSNQPIGGFSVDVKGEPVSVGNIVFRILAVESSGSAVSTVDITNISLVREDGSVLAGPKDGAGTLQTGTLTFTDTITFPVGITNVKLLGKLGTDFDTNDTLAASTTPSTNWTTITGQVTGNTITAAPTSAVSGQTMTVKAGSFSVTASTQPTARTVIAGASKFEFSRYILDVTASGEDVRVTSLPLAYGSSGTATNLTNCQLYDGTDANSASITTGSNVVNPTAVSSSTTMTFDGTGLLLQKGTSRTLSLRCNVAVGTTGLYYWGLDSGQAGTGYTAATGLTSGQTIVESFNDSNGQSMTSATSGAYTVAVDSSMLYKLAQAGSSGVTLAALKFTGSTAEDLDLRQVAIQLGNTASNSPADLVGQKVSLWNGSTQVGIAQFGLASADTATSTLTTSVRIPKGETVTLTIKGDLSAQSADEGTPGAFLAISYDGDNVGINGNYAVGVGSGATISSGTTSDITTNGLRIFRTVPTIEDVTTSTALAQGSDLYAIKISAGTGRDVGLYKLTFKIATTGATVGSFQLFGPSGAVNAAGVTPTDRLGSPADGTGVLDSVEILFDNNVADRLVPAGTSKTYRLRANTVTGLTSNNVESLNVSLVADTVYPSMGATLLLVKAATIDGLATTSENMIWTPFSTTTPTTASTADDNLDFTNGYGVAGFPGVGQDFQTRVFSH, encoded by the coding sequence ATGGGTAATATTGCAAAGAAAGTCGCTTCAGTTGCGCTTTCCGCGACGACCGTAATCTGGCTCTCAGGTTCGGCAATGCTTCTTCCGCTTGCAGCGCAAGCAGAAGTGAGCATCGCTGATCTTTTGGCTCAGATCACGGCATTGCAGGCGCAACTTCAGGCACTTCAGGGTGGCACAACAGCTGCTCCTTCATACAACTACACCCGCAACCTCACTGTGGGCAGTAGGGGCGATGATGTGACTGCGTTGCAGACACTTCTGAATTCAAAAGGGTATTTGGCAGTTCAGCCGACAGGCTACTTTGGCGCATTAACCAAGGCGGCATTGGCGAAGTTGCAGGCTGCAAACGGCATTACGCCCGCAGTCGGCTATTTCGGTCCGATCACTCGCGCGGCGGTTGCGTCAATGACGACAACCACGACAACAACCACGACAACGACCACGACGACAACCGGTGGAACGACCACCGTTACCCCGTCTGGTGCGGGTCTTACTGTTGCATTGGCTGCGAACCAGCCGGTGGCGAGCTTGGCTCCGGCATCCGCAGCGCGCATTCCGTTTACCGTTGTGACGTTGACCGCGGGCGCATCTGACGTCTCGGTTTCCAACCTCACGGTTGAGCGGACTGGGCTTGCGACCGACGCAGCGCTCTCTGGCGTTGTGCTTTTGGACGAAAATGGTAACCAATTGGGTATTGCGAAGACGCTCAGCTCTGATCATCGCGCGAACATTGGTGAAGCTTTTGTCGTGAAAGCCGGTCAGTCACGGACTATGACGATTGCCGGTAACCGCGCAGCGGCGGCTTCATTGGGCGGTCAGACGCTTTCCATCTCCCTTGTGGCGGTGAACACGTCTGCCGCGGTGAATGCCACGTTGCCGATGACGGGCACGTCGCACACCGTGAACGAAACACTCACGGTCGGCGGACTGACTAGTCCGTCTCGTGGTTCCATTGATCCTGGCACCAGCCAGACAAAGGAAGTCGGCACCACAGGTTATACATTCGCAGCAGTGAAATGGACCGCGAACTCGCAAGAGCGCGTGTACATTAAATCTGTTCGTTGGAACCAGACCGGTTCCGCCGGTGTCTCTGACATCACGAATGTGAAGACCTACGTGGATGGCGTCGCGTATGACGCCGTAGTAAGCGCTGACGGAAAGTACTTCACGACAAACTTCCCGGGTAAAGGTCTTTTGGTTGACAAAGGGTTCTCCAAAGAACTCGCAATCAAAGGTGACGTTACCGGAGGTTCCGGACGCAAAATTGACTTCGATATCGCGAAGCGGTCTGATGTCTATGCAGTAGGCGAAACCTACGGCTACGGCGTTACACCGGACTTCGCGGGTTCAGCAGCCGCAGCAGATGGCGCCGCGTTTAACAACACGGATGACTACTACTACGATGCATCCGAAGTTCACATCAGCGCCGGCACGGTAAACGTGACGTCGTGGACTGGTGTTCAATCTCAGAACATCGCCGTCAACTTGTCGAATCAGCCGATCGGCGGATTCTCAGTTGATGTTAAGGGCGAGCCGGTGTCCGTAGGAAACATCGTCTTCCGCATTCTCGCTGTTGAAAGCAGCGGCAGCGCGGTAAGCACTGTTGACATTACGAACATCAGCCTCGTGAGAGAAGACGGTTCGGTGCTTGCCGGTCCGAAAGATGGCGCCGGAACTCTGCAAACTGGTACTTTGACCTTCACTGATACCATCACCTTCCCGGTGGGTATCACGAACGTGAAACTCTTGGGTAAGCTCGGCACGGACTTTGACACCAACGACACACTCGCTGCGTCAACGACTCCGAGCACCAACTGGACCACGATTACCGGTCAGGTAACCGGCAACACCATCACCGCGGCTCCGACATCTGCCGTTTCCGGTCAGACAATGACCGTAAAAGCAGGTTCGTTCTCGGTGACTGCGTCCACGCAACCGACGGCAAGAACCGTCATCGCAGGCGCTTCGAAGTTTGAATTCTCACGTTACATCCTTGACGTTACTGCGTCGGGTGAAGACGTGCGCGTCACTTCTTTGCCGCTCGCGTATGGTTCGTCCGGAACAGCAACAAACCTCACGAACTGTCAGCTTTATGACGGTACGGATGCAAATTCTGCTTCGATCACGACCGGTTCTAATGTGGTGAACCCGACCGCGGTCTCGTCTTCAACGACGATGACATTTGATGGCACGGGACTCTTGCTCCAGAAAGGAACATCGCGCACGCTGTCACTCCGCTGCAACGTAGCGGTTGGCACGACGGGATTGTACTACTGGGGTCTTGATTCCGGACAAGCCGGAACGGGCTACACTGCCGCGACCGGTTTGACCAGCGGTCAGACGATTGTTGAATCCTTCAACGATTCCAACGGTCAGAGCATGACTTCAGCGACTTCCGGTGCGTATACCGTTGCGGTTGACTCAAGCATGCTGTACAAGCTTGCTCAAGCCGGCTCATCGGGCGTAACACTCGCCGCGCTCAAGTTTACGGGATCCACCGCGGAAGATCTTGATCTCCGCCAGGTTGCGATACAGCTTGGAAACACGGCGTCTAACTCTCCGGCCGACTTGGTTGGCCAGAAAGTATCGCTCTGGAACGGTTCTACGCAGGTAGGTATCGCGCAGTTTGGCCTTGCGTCCGCGGATACCGCGACGTCAACATTGACGACCTCGGTCCGCATTCCGAAAGGCGAAACTGTAACCTTGACCATTAAAGGCGATCTCTCGGCGCAAAGCGCTGACGAGGGTACGCCCGGCGCGTTCCTTGCCATCTCTTATGATGGTGATAACGTCGGCATCAACGGCAACTACGCGGTTGGTGTTGGCTCGGGCGCGACGATTTCGTCCGGTACCACGTCGGACATCACGACGAACGGTCTCCGCATCTTCCGAACGGTTCCGACCATCGAAGATGTGACGACGTCCACGGCCTTGGCTCAGGGTTCAGACTTGTACGCGATCAAAATCTCGGCCGGAACAGGCCGTGACGTGGGTCTCTACAAGTTGACCTTCAAGATCGCGACGACAGGTGCCACGGTTGGTAGCTTCCAGCTGTTCGGTCCTTCCGGCGCGGTGAATGCAGCAGGGGTAACACCGACTGATCGGTTGGGATCTCCTGCCGATGGTACAGGTGTTCTTGATTCAGTCGAAATCCTCTTCGACAACAACGTCGCGGACCGCTTGGTTCCGGCGGGTACGTCGAAGACCTATCGATTGCGCGCGAACACTGTCACGGGTCTTACGTCAAACAACGTAGAATCCTTGAACGTCAGCCTCGTTGCGGATACAGTGTATCCGTCAATGGGCGCAACCCTCTTGTTGGTCAAAGCGGCCACAATCGATGGTTTGGCAACGACGTCCGAAAACATGATCTGGACTCCGTTCAGCACAACGACTCCGACAACGGCGTCAACTGCTGACGATAACCTTGACTTCACAAACGGATACGGCGTTGCCGGATTCCCGGGCGTTGGTCAGGACTTCCAGACACGCGTCTTCAGCCACTAG
- a CDS encoding AAA family ATPase has product MKQFNRFTIKAQEALQNAQDLASMKNHGEFKAVHLLHSLIEDDASLVQPMLTRVGVNIDELHDAIEAELEHLPKVIAGGNVSQMYLSQELMVLLDRAAKVAITQKDEFVSCEHLLLAIGDAPSTAKTILERVGYKKDVAMRALAALRGSTRVTDEMPESKFQVLEKYAVNMTDRAREGKFDPVIGRDEELRRVIQVLSRRTKNNPVLIGEPGVGKTAIVEGLAQRIISGDVPETLKNKEVISLDLGLLIAGTKFRGEFEDRLKAFVNEIRNSAGRLILFIDEIHMIVGAGAAEGAIDASNLLKPALARGELHAIGATTLREYQRYIEKDPALERRFQPVVVEEPSIEDAIAILRGIKEKYEMHHAIRISDEAIIAAVNLGARYISDRFLPDKAVDLIDEAAAARRLETESLPREIDKLRREITRLEIEKSAVSKEAGAKNKERTKEVNAKLAELKEGNDALTGKWHAEKMVFEDLHNLRRKIDDLRRESEVAERGGNLERTAQIIYGELPAAEKEYKAFEKKFFLKGSTKSADGKFIKEAVDEEDIAAVVARWTGIPVSKMLESETTKLGRIEEVLGSRVVGQEDAIAAVSSALRRARTGLSDEHKPLGSFMFLGPTGVGKTELAKALAEFMFNDEKALIRVDMSEYMERHAVSRLIGSPPGYVGFEEGGQLTEIVRHRPYSLILFDEIEKAHPEVFNILLQVLDNGRLTDGKGKTVNFKNAIIIMTSNVGSHFFKAMAEIGFATEIGDQAAKKEEDFKAKVRTTLKDTFKPEFLNRIDEVVIFNSLSKAAIERIVDIQLEKVKDRLAARGIKTVFDEGLRKYIAENGFDPEYGARPIKRLIQKMILDKLADKIVKGEIHDGGKIKIGYAESAVRITA; this is encoded by the coding sequence ATGAAGCAGTTCAACCGATTCACCATCAAAGCACAGGAGGCGTTGCAGAACGCGCAGGATTTGGCGTCTATGAAAAATCACGGCGAGTTTAAGGCCGTGCATTTGTTGCACAGTTTAATTGAAGACGATGCATCGCTCGTTCAGCCGATGCTCACGCGCGTGGGTGTGAATATTGATGAATTGCACGATGCGATTGAAGCGGAACTGGAGCACTTGCCCAAGGTGATCGCGGGGGGAAACGTGTCGCAGATGTATTTGTCGCAGGAGTTGATGGTGCTTTTGGACCGCGCCGCGAAAGTCGCGATAACGCAAAAGGACGAGTTTGTCTCGTGCGAGCATTTACTCTTGGCGATAGGGGACGCGCCTTCAACCGCAAAGACGATTTTGGAGCGCGTGGGATACAAAAAAGACGTGGCGATGCGCGCGTTGGCGGCGCTCCGCGGCTCAACTCGAGTAACGGACGAGATGCCGGAATCAAAGTTCCAAGTGCTTGAAAAATACGCGGTGAACATGACCGACCGCGCACGCGAAGGCAAGTTCGACCCCGTGATCGGCCGCGATGAAGAGCTCCGGCGCGTGATTCAGGTACTTTCGCGGCGCACAAAAAATAATCCTGTTTTAATTGGCGAGCCCGGAGTGGGTAAAACCGCGATTGTGGAGGGCCTTGCGCAACGGATTATTTCCGGCGACGTTCCCGAGACGCTGAAAAATAAAGAAGTTATCTCGTTGGACTTAGGACTGCTCATCGCCGGCACGAAGTTCCGCGGCGAGTTTGAGGACCGTTTGAAAGCATTCGTGAATGAAATCCGGAACAGCGCCGGGCGACTGATTCTTTTTATAGATGAAATACATATGATAGTAGGCGCGGGTGCCGCCGAGGGGGCGATTGATGCCTCTAATCTATTGAAACCTGCCTTAGCGCGTGGGGAGCTCCACGCGATTGGCGCCACAACGCTCCGCGAATATCAGCGCTACATTGAAAAAGATCCGGCGCTTGAACGCCGTTTTCAGCCGGTGGTTGTTGAGGAACCTTCTATTGAGGATGCCATCGCCATCTTGCGCGGCATCAAGGAAAAATATGAAATGCATCACGCTATTCGCATCAGCGACGAAGCGATTATCGCGGCGGTGAATTTGGGCGCGCGCTACATCAGCGACCGATTTTTGCCGGATAAAGCGGTAGATTTGATTGACGAAGCGGCCGCGGCGCGGCGTTTGGAGACCGAGAGTTTGCCGCGCGAGATTGATAAGCTTCGCCGTGAGATTACGCGTTTGGAGATTGAAAAATCCGCGGTCAGCAAAGAAGCGGGCGCGAAAAACAAGGAGCGCACGAAGGAGGTGAACGCGAAACTCGCGGAGCTGAAAGAGGGGAATGATGCTTTAACCGGCAAGTGGCACGCTGAAAAGATGGTGTTTGAGGACCTCCACAATTTGCGGAGGAAAATTGACGATTTGCGGAGAGAGTCCGAAGTGGCGGAACGAGGCGGGAATTTGGAGCGTACAGCCCAGATTATTTATGGCGAGCTGCCGGCGGCGGAAAAAGAGTATAAAGCGTTTGAAAAGAAATTCTTTTTGAAGGGTTCCACAAAAAGCGCCGACGGTAAGTTTATTAAAGAAGCGGTTGACGAGGAAGACATCGCGGCGGTTGTTGCGCGCTGGACCGGTATTCCGGTTTCTAAAATGCTGGAGTCCGAAACAACAAAGCTCGGGCGCATTGAGGAGGTGCTTGGTAGTCGTGTGGTTGGTCAGGAAGACGCTATCGCGGCCGTCTCATCGGCTCTCCGCCGCGCACGCACGGGACTTTCCGACGAGCATAAGCCACTGGGTTCATTTATGTTTCTTGGCCCGACGGGTGTGGGTAAAACCGAGCTTGCGAAAGCATTGGCGGAATTTATGTTTAACGATGAAAAGGCGCTTATCCGCGTGGATATGTCCGAATATATGGAGCGGCACGCGGTGTCGCGTCTTATCGGTTCGCCGCCGGGCTACGTGGGTTTCGAGGAAGGCGGGCAGCTCACGGAAATAGTCCGTCACCGGCCGTACAGTTTGATTTTGTTTGATGAAATTGAAAAAGCCCATCCGGAGGTGTTTAATATTTTGTTGCAAGTGCTGGATAACGGGCGCCTCACCGATGGCAAGGGCAAAACCGTGAATTTCAAAAACGCCATCATTATTATGACGTCCAATGTCGGCAGTCATTTCTTTAAAGCAATGGCGGAAATCGGCTTTGCGACGGAGATTGGCGACCAGGCGGCGAAAAAAGAAGAGGACTTCAAAGCGAAAGTGCGGACGACGCTCAAGGACACATTCAAGCCGGAGTTTTTGAACCGCATTGATGAGGTGGTGATTTTCAATTCACTTTCCAAGGCGGCGATTGAGCGGATTGTGGATATTCAGCTGGAGAAAGTGAAGGATCGTTTGGCGGCGCGGGGTATTAAGACAGTGTTTGATGAGGGGCTAAGGAAATATATTGCCGAGAACGGTTTTGATCCGGAATATGGCGCGCGCCCCATCAAGCGCTTGATTCAGAAAATGATACTTGATAAGCTGGCGGATAAGATAGTGAAGGGCGAAATCCACGATGGCGGAAAAATTAAAATCGGCTATGCAGAGTCTGCGGTTCGGATTACTGCTTAG
- a CDS encoding histidine phosphatase family protein produces MGMPADLVFVRHGESEGNVAQSASRKGNNAYFTEEFRKRHSSLWRLTDKGRMQACTAGVWLRKEFSDGFFRYYTSEYLRAMETAALLSFPNATWFLDILLRERDQGDMEAMPEDERRVKFPDFQRLREMDPLLWNPPSGEAVGGSVLLRADRIIATLHRECEGKPVVIVSHGELMWAMRVRLERMTLWDYRRLHESANPFDRIHNCQVLHYTRRNPGTGELAPYLGWVRSVCTTDPSLSSNSWQEIHRPRFTNEELFAVAETTKRLIV; encoded by the coding sequence ATGGGTATGCCCGCAGATCTCGTGTTTGTCCGGCATGGCGAGTCGGAGGGAAATGTTGCGCAGAGTGCATCGCGCAAAGGAAATAACGCGTACTTCACGGAGGAGTTTCGCAAGCGGCACAGTTCGCTTTGGCGGCTGACGGACAAAGGCCGGATGCAGGCATGTACCGCCGGCGTGTGGTTACGGAAGGAATTCTCGGATGGGTTCTTCCGTTACTACACATCCGAATACTTGCGTGCCATGGAGACCGCCGCGCTCCTCTCGTTTCCGAATGCCACATGGTTTTTGGACATTCTCCTTCGCGAACGCGACCAGGGTGACATGGAGGCGATGCCTGAGGATGAGCGGCGGGTCAAGTTTCCGGATTTCCAGCGGCTCCGGGAGATGGACCCGTTACTTTGGAATCCGCCATCAGGCGAAGCGGTAGGGGGAAGCGTGCTGCTGCGCGCGGATCGTATCATCGCCACGCTGCATCGTGAGTGCGAGGGGAAGCCGGTCGTCATTGTCTCACATGGTGAACTGATGTGGGCGATGCGCGTGCGTTTGGAACGCATGACGTTGTGGGATTATCGGCGGCTGCATGAGAGCGCTAATCCGTTCGATCGTATCCACAATTGCCAGGTGCTCCACTACACGCGGCGCAACCCCGGGACCGGCGAACTCGCGCCGTATCTTGGTTGGGTGCGTTCGGTGTGTACGACGGATCCCTCGCTCTCGTCCAACTCGTGGCAGGAGATTCACCGCCCGCGGTTCACTAATGAAGAGCTGTTCGCGGTCGCTGAAACGACGAAGCGACTCATCGTGTGA
- a CDS encoding cysteine desulfurase family protein, which translates to MNRIYLDYAASTPVAPEVLCAMEPYFSEKFGNPSSLHWFGQEASAAIFRARETIVQALGCHYKEIVFTGTASEANNLAIRGIAQRSKETKKQRNKTFQPQIITSTIEHESVLETCRALECEGAEVIYIPVNREGLVDLKKLKVALNDRTVLVSIMHANNETGVVQPIAEIGKMLAEFRSAQGAASYPLFHSDAAQSFQYLPCRVDELGVDLLTLSGQKMYGPKGVGALYIRKQGSNKATKQENEYLAPIITGSGQEWGLRAGTENTPLIVGFGAAVALAEKLRNKESARVSKLRDYFLKRLRVIAPKAELNGSLTERLPNNINVYFPGHSAGDMVIALDVQGIAASPGAACRSRAAKESYVIRAMGYSADRASQSVRFSLGRQTRKRDIDKAFLALARIMK; encoded by the coding sequence ATGAACCGTATTTACCTTGATTACGCTGCGTCAACTCCGGTCGCTCCGGAAGTTTTGTGCGCCATGGAGCCATATTTTTCGGAAAAGTTCGGCAATCCGTCGTCGCTTCATTGGTTTGGGCAAGAGGCATCGGCTGCCATATTCCGCGCGCGCGAGACAATTGTGCAAGCACTCGGTTGTCATTATAAAGAAATTGTATTTACCGGAACGGCCTCGGAGGCGAATAACCTAGCAATCCGCGGGATTGCTCAAAGAAGCAAAGAAACAAAGAAGCAAAGAAACAAAACATTTCAGCCGCAGATCATCACTTCTACAATAGAACACGAGTCGGTGCTTGAGACGTGCCGTGCTTTAGAGTGTGAAGGCGCCGAAGTTATTTATATTCCCGTGAATCGCGAAGGGCTCGTTGACCTCAAAAAGCTGAAAGTCGCATTGAATGACCGGACGGTTTTGGTTTCTATTATGCATGCGAATAATGAAACCGGAGTTGTGCAGCCGATTGCTGAAATCGGGAAGATGCTTGCTGAATTTAGATCGGCACAAGGCGCTGCTTCTTATCCATTATTCCATTCGGATGCCGCGCAGTCCTTTCAATATCTTCCGTGTCGCGTGGATGAACTCGGCGTTGATTTGTTGACGCTTTCCGGACAGAAGATGTATGGGCCGAAGGGGGTGGGGGCGCTGTATATAAGGAAGCAAGGAAGCAATAAAGCAACAAAGCAAGAGAACGAATATCTTGCGCCGATTATAACGGGCAGCGGGCAGGAATGGGGATTGCGGGCGGGCACCGAAAACACGCCGCTGATTGTCGGTTTTGGCGCGGCAGTGGCGCTTGCGGAAAAATTACGCAACAAAGAATCGGCGCGCGTTTCAAAACTCCGCGATTATTTTTTGAAACGTCTGCGTGTCATTGCGCCAAAAGCAGAACTGAACGGTTCGCTTACCGAGCGGTTGCCGAACAATATCAATGTATACTTCCCGGGCCATTCGGCGGGGGATATGGTGATTGCGTTGGATGTTCAGGGTATCGCTGCCTCGCCCGGCGCCGCGTGCCGCTCGCGCGCCGCAAAAGAATCGTACGTCATCCGCGCGATGGGCTATTCCGCTGACCGCGCATCGCAAAGCGTGCGATTCAGCTTAGGAAGGCAAACGAGAAAGAGGGATATCGATAAAGCGTTTTTGGCGCTTGCGAGAATCATGAAGTAG